From the Scophthalmus maximus strain ysfricsl-2021 chromosome 11, ASM2237912v1, whole genome shotgun sequence genome, one window contains:
- the srsf7a gene encoding serine and arginine rich splicing factor 7a isoform X1 has product MSSRDYSSSSRSSSRATDCKVYVGDLGNGAAKGELERAFSYYGPLRTVWVARNPPGFAFVEFEDPRDAEDAVKGMDGKLLCGSRVRVELSTGLSRKSRGRPSRRQFDPNDRCYQCGDRGHYAYDCYRFSKRGGRRSRSRSHSRSRSRSRSRSRGRRYHSRTRSRSHSRSRRRSPSYSRRRSRSGSPARSKSKSKSRTPARSRSRSRSGSAPRRRSVSRSRSRTPPANHKRNSVWWELSTALSPQLIPGPGSASWRCVRPAGG; this is encoded by the exons CACTGACTGTAAAGTGTACGTGGGTGACCTGGGCAATGGAGCTGCCAAGGGGGAGCTGGAGCGAGCATTCAGTTATTACGGCCCACTGAGAACCGTCTGGGTGGCCAGGAACCCACCTGGGTTTGCCTTTGTTGAGTTTGAGGATCCCAGAGATGCAGAAGATGCTGTGAAAGGCATGGATGGAAA GCTCCTTTGTGGATCCCGTGTTCGTGTGGAGTTGTCAACGGGCCTCTCCAGGAAGAGCCGTGGGCGCCCAAGCCGACGGCAGTTTGACCCCAATGATCGGTGTTACCAGTGTGGAGACCGAGGCCATTATGCTTACGACTGCTATCGTTTCAGCAAGAGAGGCGGCCGTCGCAGCAG GTCTCGCTCTCACTCAAGGTCTCGCTCCAGGTCCCGGTCCAGGTCCCGTGGACGCCGTTATCACTCTCGTACTCGCAGCCGGAGCCACAGCCG GAGCCGCCGCAGGTCTCCATCCTATTCCAGACGCAGGAGCAG GTCTGGCTCTCCAGCCCGTTCCAAGTCCAAGTCCAAGTCCAGGACTCCGGCGAGGAG TCGCTCCAGGTCTCGGTCCGGTTCTGCGCCAAGGCGACGCTCTGTCTCCCGATCCCGCTCACGAACCCCGCCCGCCAACCACAAGAGGAACAG cGTGTGGTGGGAGCTGAGCACTGCACTGTCACCGCAGCTGATCCCAGGCCCAGGGTCTGCCAGCTGGCGGTGTGTACGTCCTGCGGGAGGGTGA
- the srsf7a gene encoding serine and arginine rich splicing factor 7a isoform X3, with amino-acid sequence MSSRDYSSSSRSSSRATDCKVYVGDLGNGAAKGELERAFSYYGPLRTVWVARNPPGFAFVEFEDPRDAEDAVKGMDGKLLCGSRVRVELSTGLSRKSRGRPSRRQFDPNDRCYQCGDRGHYAYDCYRFSKRGGRRSRSRSHSRSRSRSRSRSRGRRYHSRTRSRSHSRSRRRSPSYSRRRSRSGSPARSKSKSKSRTPARSRSRSRSGSAPRRRSVSRSRSRTPPANHKRNRQS; translated from the exons CACTGACTGTAAAGTGTACGTGGGTGACCTGGGCAATGGAGCTGCCAAGGGGGAGCTGGAGCGAGCATTCAGTTATTACGGCCCACTGAGAACCGTCTGGGTGGCCAGGAACCCACCTGGGTTTGCCTTTGTTGAGTTTGAGGATCCCAGAGATGCAGAAGATGCTGTGAAAGGCATGGATGGAAA GCTCCTTTGTGGATCCCGTGTTCGTGTGGAGTTGTCAACGGGCCTCTCCAGGAAGAGCCGTGGGCGCCCAAGCCGACGGCAGTTTGACCCCAATGATCGGTGTTACCAGTGTGGAGACCGAGGCCATTATGCTTACGACTGCTATCGTTTCAGCAAGAGAGGCGGCCGTCGCAGCAG GTCTCGCTCTCACTCAAGGTCTCGCTCCAGGTCCCGGTCCAGGTCCCGTGGACGCCGTTATCACTCTCGTACTCGCAGCCGGAGCCACAGCCG GAGCCGCCGCAGGTCTCCATCCTATTCCAGACGCAGGAGCAG GTCTGGCTCTCCAGCCCGTTCCAAGTCCAAGTCCAAGTCCAGGACTCCGGCGAGGAG TCGCTCCAGGTCTCGGTCCGGTTCTGCGCCAAGGCGACGCTCTGTCTCCCGATCCCGCTCACGAACCCCGCCCGCCAACCACAAGAGGAACAG ACAGAGTTAG